TTAGTTATGATGATTCATGGCCAACATAAAAGTTGATCAATATCCATATACAACTCTAATGCAAGACAAAAATAGTGAACAACTAATTCACTATAGAGATTTGAATAATTGTTATATGTATACATATCCACTTTAACAATTCAGCTGGCTGACATTTTGACATGCAATTCTTGATTAAAGTTATTCAAAGTCTCATTAATTTCTATTGAATTGATgtgatttgattaaaataatcaatgtAAGCTTCTTGACCATGAGGTCGTTTTCAATAAAAGGGTGATGAAACATGCCATGATGAGGCAATTCCCACCGTTGGTTCATGCCCTAACTAGCCCAATTAACCACTTAGATCGGCCAGACGGGATCCTCTCAATTGAGTCCAAAAAGGGGCTTATAGAATTGTgggtaattttaattatctgAAAATGACATCaatattaaagattaattagaaataaaattaaattagttaattcTGTGGTAACAAAACAACTGTAAGTTTTGGATTAAAAGGTGCTTTAAGGAAAAGCCCCCGGTggataagaagaaaaatcattttatatttcaagttgcgctgtattgtattaaatattaattgggtttgtttattttttatttttcgtttctttttttggtaattttgtatCATGCATttggatttttcttttgacaaaCTTGATGGTTAAAGATCGGTGCGGGGAATGTTTTGTATGCGTGTTTAGTTTAGAAAAGGATGCATACTTTcggaaaaataatattagagaTATAAGCTtgtttatacaaattattatatacttcaaaaaattataattaatatgcTAGTCAATGTTTTTAAGAGGGAATATATTGTGGCAACGTTTTTAATAtgcttaagctattagacttGGACTTTGAACTCTCAAATTCTCTTGTtatctataattatttttcacctACGTTTTAGGATTTATAACCATATAAAGATGGATAAAGATTCAGtgttgaattgagtttttgttGGGCACTAAATCAATAGTTGTTAggtaagagaaataaaaaataaaaaaaccaaaataaattttaatcattgaTTCAATGCTTCAAAAAAAACTCAGTTCAACACTGAATTTTAATCCTCTAGAGATATGGACTAATGCCATAAAATTTGATGCACTTTTTTTTCGAAGAGAACaagttcttttaaaaaaatatatattacataaaaattctatgaattaatgatataactaataaaatctAATGTTATTTAAGTGTTAAtaagagggggaaaaaagatACATCTAAATTGGccaatgaattatttatttgcattttcatattcAAAGTGGTGCTAACTGTCGTACTTACATTTGTACCatcttaaatgattttttaaaataatcttgtgtgacttttcttttatattgtttttataGAGTAGACTCATCTAAATTTCCATCCCAAAACCCTTTTTTACCACCATTCCAAAGAAATTATATCATTGTAAgtcaattcttttcttttcttttttcagatgcaaaagaatattatattaaatacgGACCTTCTTAGTTCCAAAAATAAGAGAGCAGATAAATAACTAATAGGCAACAAGAGTTATGAAAAAGTAAAGTCATCATTATTTTATGCTAATAAGGTGCATCCTTatagaatgaaaaaaaaaaaggtcagaAAAGAAATGACCACCTAATCGAGATCTGAATGGTGAAAACAACGATTTCGATTAAAAAGATAGTGACATCAATTTActcacaaaatattaaaaaataaaaaaaaatcacaaataaggTTAACAAATTCTTACAAAATAGGGCAATAGACAATAATTTTATGGGTATTAGCAATAAAGTgatttagatattaaattaatagctTTATACATTAATATTCgttagaaattattttgttcaatttcatttctttaaataattttacaccTTCTACTTgagattagaaaagaaaaagaattatatacATTAATGCAAGTGTACAACCACTCAACCACATTCAACCACCAAAGCATTCAACTATTACCCTATCAAAATTCCTAATAGAtgtccccaaaaaaaagaaaaaagaaaagaaaatgcaaaaaacAAGGGCAACtctaagaaataaaataattagaaaatcaaacaatatTAAATCTTCCCCAACTTTCCATTATTCAACAGTCTATCACACACACTCATTGGGCCCCATCATCCATCTCAATCtcacaataaacaaaaagGCTGCTAACCTCTGACCGTCACCAATCAGCACTCACCATTTCCATTACATGTAACATTACAAACATTACAACATTACCCACCGAAGTTAAACAAAGATAGAGAGTCAAAAACCAACCCCATCAACCCATTAGCCATTAAGCCATTAACCTTCACTTGTAAATCACTCTTCGCTCTCTCCTCATCtcatctcattcattcattcattcattcattttgGTCCCCTTTTTCATGGCATGTAGCTACCAGGAGTCCAAGACCAATATCCTATTAACAAAGCATTTAATGCCGTAGCCATGTTGCCTTTTCATTTCAGTTTCAGGATCTAAAACTTCGAACCAGActcttatcttttcttttgctttgttttaatttgttttgttttttttcaccTTGGTTTTGTAATTGTAAGAGATCCAATGGGTAGCGGCAGCAAATGGAGAAAAGCAAAGCTGGCTCTTGGCTTGAACATGTGCTTATATGTTCCTGAAGCTAGAGACCGAGACTCTTCACCGTCACCATCGTCACCTTCATCAAActcaacaataacaacaacagcaactCAGCCAAGACTCTCCGACGCCGTTTCCCTCTCTCCGTCTGGTCAGGCTACCTCTCCCTCTTCCTCCGCCCACCGCTTGTCCAAATCCGGAAACCCCAAATCCTCCAAGGTTATTTCTCGCCAAACCCacttttacttttgcttttgccatattatattaaaaggttattatttttattttttattttttggctaATCTTAGCTGTTTCTTTATtaaagttcattttttttggtgtctttttttttaatgagtttAAGTTATCATGAGGATAGAAATTTTGCATTGTAATTCTgttattttgggttttttcttttttaattttatgtgacTGTTGTTGTCATTTTTGAGTCACTGTgaagtttggattttgatttttcttttaactagCGTAGTTAGCTAGCTAGTCGCAAGGCTGTTGTCATGTGGGGCATAGAATTGGTAAGTGATAATGTGATAGATTCTGAATTTTCAGAAGATGGGAATTTGTTGTCTTGTAATTTTCAACTCTCTTGTTGTGGCCTGTGGGGGGTGAAGGTGAGAAAGTGGGACTAACTAGACCTTTTATTAGGGACCATTGTTCATTTGGCTTATTAGAAAAGGAATACACTGTCACTGTTATCTATCTTAACTTTTCTCCTTCTCTTGATGAAGtatctctctctccttttaatgttatttgagGAAAAAGGGCTGTATACAGTTGATTCAGAAATAGAAAATGGATCttatcaaaaaaagaaaaagaaatagaaaatggaaataaaaattttgaaactagcccatcattttttttttacttcttttaaTGTGCtctttgtatttgtttttatgttttttattttttgggttacTGTGTTGAAAGATTCatgattagtattatttgattgtttttttacttttcaaaaagtCACCAGTCCACTGCTTGGTGGTTGTTTAATTCCCCATTAGCTTTCTTTTGCAATGGTTTGACCACCTAAGATTTGACTTCTTTATTGGGTTGGCTTGCTGATTTACTGGTAagatttaacattattatcaattttttaattgtaaaattcttGAGAGGGGGATTTGTGGCGCAGATGGGTTGCCTTCTAGTTCTTCTTTTGATGCACCACCAGCCTCAATAATAGAGCTATGTGCATAGACAAAGGGGGTCACTGAGACAATAGTgacatttgaaattttcaatgCTTTTACAAGTTACAGCTGTTGGTGGTGTTACTTAAAAAGCCCATATAGCACTTTGGGATTGTGATATTGGAATGCTAGTTCCAATGCCACAACTAGATTTTGAAATGCATTCCAGTAATATGCAGACATATgcagaaatattttattcttgcaATGGAAATTCACCAATGAAGAATGCTTTCAGGATTTCCTAAATGATTTCCAAAGAACTTCTTGAGGGGGATCTCTTCTCAAGTTTACTGGGACAGACTAGGCTATGTTGCAATTTATCTCTGTAATGCTTTCATGTGAAGTTCTAAATGCTCTAAAATTGTTAGTGTctcattgaatttaatttgatgtGTTAGATCCATTGGGTCCCTAGTTGTTTCAGAATTGTGAACatatagattaattaatgacCAAGATAAAAGAAAGATATTCATGGAGTGTCTGGAAAATTTTGGTGCTTAGCATCGTGGCGCTTGATGCTCGGAAGTATCTGTAACTTTCAGGTTTTCATTTTGAGATGTAAATACGTCTAGAGATATTGGTATTTGTTGGCATAATGCTTAaaactgtttttaataaatttgggaagaaatttttaaaattacatgttATTACTGGGAACCTTTTAATACTTTCTTCTGGCATTGTGTAATCCTGCTGGTAGTTATTTTagctttaataatttttcatttctttctctcCCTCTTAGTTAGCTTCcataagaaattataattgcATCAGTAACTTCAATTTGTTTCTTCTACATGCGCCTCTTGGCTGTTGCTGGTCATAGTCTTACGTACAATGATTGAAGGAATCCTGTGCACTAATAGCTTATCCTTCTAAAAACTGCAGAGGACATGTGCAATATGCCTAACCTCTATAAAACTGGGCCACGGGCATGCCATTTTCACTGCAGAATGTTCCCACTCTTTCCATTTCCATTGCATTACTTCTAATGTAAAACATGGGAACCAAATTTGCCCAGTTTGCAGAGCAAAATGGAAAGAAGTCCCATTTCAGAACCCTGCATCTGATCTTCCCCCTGGAAGATCAAGAATCAATGGTGTAGGATGGTCTCGGGATGATGCCTGGATGACTATTTTACAGCAACTACCTTCTCCTCAGCTAGATATGAGTCGGCAGGTTAATTCAGTTTTTCATGCCCCTGAACCTAGTACCTTCAATGATGATGAAGTTTTGAATCTCCAAGATGAGGTCCCTGAGAATGGCAACGAAACTACAACAGAAACTGCCGAAAACAATTGTAGTAGAACAATAGAGGTCCAAACATATCCTGAAGTTTCAGCTGTCCCAAGTGCCGTATCTCACAATAATTTTGCAATACTGATCCATCTCAAGGCTCCTAGAGGTAGACATATCAGCTGCCAGAATCAGATGCCAGTATCTCAAAATTCTCGAGCTCCAGTTGACCTTGTAACGGTGCTTGACGTTAGTGGCAGCATGGCGGGAACCAAGCTTGCTTTGCTAAAACGAGCAGTGGGGTTTGTGATTCAGAATCTTGGCCCCTCTGACAGGCTTTCTGTCATTGCCTTCTCCTCCACGGCTCGTCGCCTTTTCCCTCTTCGTCGAATGACTGAGACTGGTAGGCAGGAGGCTTTACAGGCCGTTAATTCCCTAGCTTCAAATGGTGGGACAAACATTGCTGAAGGTTTGAAAAAAGGTGCCAAGGTGTTATTAGATCGCCAGTGGAAGAACCCAGTTGGCAGTATCATCCTATTATCTGATGGGCAGGATACATATACTGTGACTGGTGGCGGTGGGGCCAATTCTCGAACAGATTACAAGTCTCTTCTCCCTGTTTCAATCCATCGCGATGGCGGTACTGGCTATCAAATTCCCGTACATGCATTTGGGTTTGGTGCAGACCATGATGCTGCCTCAATGCATTCAATCTCTGAGATATCTGGGGGCACGTTTTCTTTCATAGAAGCCGAGGGTGTGATTCAGGATGCATTTGCGCAATGCATTGGAGGACTATTGAGTGTGGTAGCACAGGAGGTAGGGGTCAAGATTGAATGTGTTCATCCGGGTTTGCAAATAACTTCAATAAAGGCAGGAAGTTACCAGACCAGCTTGATGGCTGATGGAAGAACAGGCTCTATTGATGTTGGGGACTTGTATGCTGAAGAAGAAAGGGATTTTCTGGTTACAGTTGACATTCCAGCTAATGTTTCAAGCAAAGAGATGTCATTGCTAATGGTAAAATGTGCTTTTAGAAATCCcattacaaaagaaatggTGATTTCTGATGAACCTAGTGAAGTAAAgatccagagacctgcaatgACTGGGCAACCTGTTGTCTCCATCGAAGTAGACAGGCAAAGAAACAGGCTTCGCTCAGCAGAGGCAATGGCTGAGGCCAGAGCTGCAGCTGAACATGGTGATCTATCAAATGCCGTCTCTCTCCTGGAGAGCTGCCGTAGGGCTTTGTCCGAGACAGTCTCTGCTCGGGCTTGTGACAAGTTGTGCATTGCGTTATGTGCTGAGTTGAAGGAGATGCAAGAAAGGATGGCAAGCCGTCGCATATACGAGTCATCTGGAAGGGCTTATGTTTTATCAGGTTTGAGTTCTCACTCGTGGCAGAGAGCAACCGCACGAGGTGATTCCACTGATAGTTCAAGTCTTGTGCAAGCTTACCAAACGCCATCAATGGTTGACATGGTGACCAGGTCTCAAACCATGATCTTGGGGAATCGTCCTCCGTCTCAACGAAAACTCCGTCAAGCTCAGTCATTTCCCGGCCGGCCGCAGCCGAGGTAATGGTTATGATTGGTCTTTGAAAATTCTCCTCACCCTACATTCACATATTCTATATCCATGGACCTTTccgttttaagtttttatttgttttctgttttgtGATTTGGGGTATAAACTGAAGAGAGAAAGAGCTAAGGTGCAATGGTTTTACATGGTAATGGTGGGTATATATACTTGAATTGCTatgtaaatgaataaaaaaaaaaattgggggCGAGCTGagttgaaaaaggaaaaaaatggtgaaaaggaaaaagagggAGTAGGGGGTTTACATAGTTTGATTCTGGGATAATGTATATATCCTGAAGTGGGTGTTTTTTGTATTTGAGAAGAGGGGGTATAAATAGTGTAATTGTGGGGATACTTGGGGCGAATTCTCCAACTATATATATCATTGGTATAactgcttttttattttttatttttccaaacaaAATTATGATCAATCTTGTTTTGACAAAGCACGCTCAGACGGAATTGGTGCTGAATTTCATGTCTGATTTGTCAAGTTTTATGCAAAAATGAATCTTTTGTTAAATCCAACAACGCGGCAAAAGTTATTAAGACTGATGAAATGCaggttgaaaatttttgtcttatatTTCATCCAAAGCTTGAAACTTTGAGGCATCATATTTTTGGGTAAAAAAGGCACCCGTTGCCGCAACAAAACAAAGcaacaaaaagaataatcTGAATGCGTCCGATTGTATATCAACAAGGCTTGGAATCCCTGTGCCACCAGCCCAATGAGTCCATGACCACCATTCAATGGATTGCCTCCTAAGTTGtggattttgttgatgatgcGTACTCAATATCAGACAAGAGCTCCCAAATCCGAATAGATAAGAACAATGTAAGATACTTGATTTGAAGAATAGGAGCCgtcaatttttcataaaatggGGACAAATCGactgatttaataaattccttgAAATTTAAGGAGAAACGTTAAACATGAAATTTGGAGAACCCACGTTGATGGACGCTGAAATACTATTCATTCAAAGATGCCCCAGGaagaattatattataattataggtACCTTAaccttatttcaaaattttattgtgaatatttctatattagtttttgatattttttttggcattatagtaaataattaaaatttatttctcaaagaTAACTAATCTATTTGAATTAAGATATATTCAAAACCCTCAtcttaatattcaaaaattacttttttttctattgagataaaaattaattgataaatatacatttacaGAGTGCTTGGAATACAAAGTTTATATTACAACATGTGATATCGATATAAACCCTCATTAAGCactgattaattaaattatcaacgATTCCTAGGAGATATTGTTGGAAGAAAGAAACTTGGAACTTGGAAGTGCCGATATTTCCATCGTAACGATACATCGTCGTCCTGTGTCAGTGTCTCCCCTTCTCATGGTATTAACCTTTTCACTAACAACATCAATGagctatttaattaaataaagtcaAGACTAATCATAGAATATTATCTTTAATCAGACGGATAATAATCTGTCACGcccatataaaaaaagaaaaaaaaaaaaaaaggaaaacggTTGGCAGGTATGCACATATCGAGTATTGGACTGCCACGTGATCCCCTGCATTAAGTATGGGGGCGCCACCTCGTCATCAGTGCATGGAGACCCCATTTCTAATGCGCTTCATTTCATTCATTCGATTGCCCACATTTTCTGTTTTTGCATCTGGTAACACGAGTACTTTAACTAAGCTACAGAACTACAGAAGTGCTTAAATGCAAGAAgctgctttatttatttatttattttttttaagtgcttCAGTAGCTGAGAGGAGACAGCGTAGCATTAGCATTGCTGTTGGAGACACGTA
This window of the Citrus sinensis cultivar Valencia sweet orange chromosome 8, DVS_A1.0, whole genome shotgun sequence genome carries:
- the LOC102619637 gene encoding E3 ubiquitin-protein ligase WAV3-like, translated to MGSGSKWRKAKLALGLNMCLYVPEARDRDSSPSPSSPSSNSTITTTATQPRLSDAVSLSPSGQATSPSSSAHRLSKSGNPKSSKRTCAICLTSIKLGHGHAIFTAECSHSFHFHCITSNVKHGNQICPVCRAKWKEVPFQNPASDLPPGRSRINGVGWSRDDAWMTILQQLPSPQLDMSRQVNSVFHAPEPSTFNDDEVLNLQDEVPENGNETTTETAENNCSRTIEVQTYPEVSAVPSAVSHNNFAILIHLKAPRGRHISCQNQMPVSQNSRAPVDLVTVLDVSGSMAGTKLALLKRAVGFVIQNLGPSDRLSVIAFSSTARRLFPLRRMTETGRQEALQAVNSLASNGGTNIAEGLKKGAKVLLDRQWKNPVGSIILLSDGQDTYTVTGGGGANSRTDYKSLLPVSIHRDGGTGYQIPVHAFGFGADHDAASMHSISEISGGTFSFIEAEGVIQDAFAQCIGGLLSVVAQEVGVKIECVHPGLQITSIKAGSYQTSLMADGRTGSIDVGDLYAEEERDFLVTVDIPANVSSKEMSLLMVKCAFRNPITKEMVISDEPSEVKIQRPAMTGQPVVSIEVDRQRNRLRSAEAMAEARAAAEHGDLSNAVSLLESCRRALSETVSARACDKLCIALCAELKEMQERMASRRIYESSGRAYVLSGLSSHSWQRATARGDSTDSSSLVQAYQTPSMVDMVTRSQTMILGNRPPSQRKLRQAQSFPGRPQPR